The genomic stretch TGCGTGCCTTGCGGAATGCGCCATTATAGCCAATCAGCCGATGACACCCGCGTGGCGATCGGCGCGATAATCTTTTCACACGGCTGGCCGCCGCGCTGCAACGAAGCGCGCGTAACGCACACGCCGCCGCCTGTCCTGTTTGTTGTCCGGTTCGATACCTGTTTGTCGCCCAACAAGGCAAGGAGCATGTGTGGAAGAAGCGAAGCATTTCATCGGCGGTGAATGGACCGCGTCGTCGGGTGGGGAAACCATCCCCGTGATCGATCCTTCCGACGGCCAGCCGTTCGCCACGCTCGCGCGCGGCACGGCTGCGGACATCGATTACGCCGTTCAGTGCGCGCGCCGCGCGTACGAAGGCGCATGGGGCGTCGTAAACGCCGCCGAGCGTGGACGCCTGCTGTACCGGCTGTCCATGCTCGTCGCGGCGTGCCACGAAGAACTGGCGCAGCTCGAGGCACGCGACACGGGCAAGCCGCTCAAACAGGCGCGCGGCGACGCCGCCGCCCTCGCCCGCTATTTCGAGTTCTATGCAGGCGCCGCCGACAAGCTCCACGGCGAAACGCTGCCCTACCAGAACGGCTACACCGTCTTCACGATCCGCGAGCCACACGGCGTCACCGGGCATATCGTGCCGTGGAACTACCCGATGCAGATTGCTGGGCGCAGCATCGGCGCGGCGCTCGCGGCAGGCAACGCCTGCGTCGTGAAGCCGGCCGAGGACGCCTGCCTGTCCGTGCTGCGGGTTGCGGAACTCGCGGCCGAAGCAGGCCTGCCCGCTGGCGCGCTCAACGTCGTCACCGGCTACGGGCACGACGCGGGCGCCGCGCTTGCGCGCCACGCGGGCATCGATCACATCTCGTTCACCGGCTCGCCCGACACGGGCAAGCTCGTCACGCAGATGGCCGCCGAAAACCACGTGCCCGTCACGCTCGAACTGGGCGGCAAGTCGCCGCAAATTGTCTTCGCCGACGCCGACCTCGACGCCGCGCTGCCCACGCTCGTCAACGCCATCGTGCAAAACGCCGGGCAGACCTGCTCGGCGGGCAGCCGCGTGCTGATCGAGCGCAGCATCTACGAGCCGTTGCTCGACCGGCTCTCTACCTCGTTCAAGGCACTGCGCGTCGGGCCGGCTCATGCCGATCTCGACTGCGGACCACTGATCAGCGCGAAGCAGCAGCGCCGCGTGTGGGATTTCCTCTCCGACGCGCAGCACGACAACATCGCGATGGCGGCTCACGGCGAAGTGATCGCGGAGGCGCCCGAAGCCGGCTTCTATCAGGCACCGACCTTGCTGCGCGACGTGCCGCCTACCCACCGCCTCGCGCGCGAAGAAGTGTTCGGCCCCGTGCTCGCCGCGCTGCCCTTCGCCGATGAAGACGAAGCGCTCGCGCTCGCCAACGGCACCGCATACGGCCTCGTCGCGGGCGTCTGGACGCGCGACGGCAGCCGGCAGATGCGCATTGCGCGTCGCGTGCGCTCGGGCCAGGTGTTCATCAACAACTATGGCGCGGGCGGCGGTGTCGAATTGCCGTTCGGCGGCGTCAAACATTCCGGCCACGGCCGGGAGAAAGGCTTCGAAGCACTGTACGGTTTCACGGTGTTGAAGACCGTGGCGATCCGGCACGGCTGACGCACAGCGGGTTCGAACGGCTCCGGCGCCTGCCGGAGTGCACAACGCTAACGACAAGGAGACATCATGCGGCTGACGGGTAAAACGGCTATCGTCACGGGCGGCGGCTCGGGCTTCGGCGAAGGCATCGCGAAGACTTATGCGCGCGAAGGCGCGAACGTCGTCGTCAACGATCTGAACGGCGCGGCGGCCGAACGCGTCGCGAGCGAGATCGCGCTGGGGGGCGGGAAGGCCATCGCGGTCGCGGGCGACGTGACGCGTGCGGAGGACTGGCATGCGCTGCGCCTCGCCGCGATCGAAGACTTCGGCAACGTGCAAATCGTGGTCAACAACGCGGGCACGACGCATCGCAACAAGCCGGTGCTCGATGTGACAGAGGCTGAGTTCGACCGGGTGTATGCCGTCAACGTGAAGAGCATTTACTGGAGCGTGCGCGAATTCGTGCCGTATTTCCGCGAGCAAGGCGGCGGCGTATTCGTCAACATCGCGTCGACGGCGGGGGTGCGGCCGCGGCCGGGCCTCGTCTGGTACAACGGCAGCAAGGGCGCGGTGATCGTCGCGAGCAAGGCACTCGCCGTCGAACTCGGGCCGGACCGCATCCGTGTGAACTGCGTCAACCCTGTGATCGGCGAAACGGGGCTGTTGACCGAGTTCATGGGCGTCGAAGACACGCCCGAGAACCGGCAGAAGTTTCTGGCAGGCATTCCGTTGGGCCGCTTCTCGACACCGCAAGACATCGCGAACGCCGCGCTATATCTCGCTTCGGACGAAGCAGAGTTCATCACGGGCGTGTGTCTCGAAGTGGACGGCGGACGCTGCGTGTAGCTCCGTGCAAGCGGCAGGGCAAGCGGCGCGCCTCGGCACTTCGTGCGCGCCGCCTGTCAAAGCGCGTTAATCGTTGAAATCTCGGTGTTTTCACTGACGCCGGGCGGCTTTTCAGCGCGCGTTGAAAGTTTAGAATCGCGAACGGCGGTACGACATTTCCACAAAAATCAGCTTCACATAGGATCAGTCTGATGCGCTCGCGCGCCGACGCTGATCGATAGGAGACAAGCGTGTCCAGTCCTGCGAATCCGCTCCACCATCCCGGCGCAGGGGCGCCGCCTTCGACCTTTGAAGAGGCGACATACAGAAAGGTCGCCTGGCGTCTAACGCCACTTTTGATGCTCAGCTATGTCGTCGCATATCTGGACCGCGTGAATGTCGGCTTCGCGAAGCTCGGCATGAGCACCGACCTGGGATTGTCGGATGCTGTCTATGGTTTTGGCGCGGGGGTTTTCTTCATCGGCTATTTCATCTTCGAGGTGCCGAGCAACATCATCCTGCACCGGGTCGGCGCGCGGGTCTGGATTGCACGGATCATGGTGACATGGGGCGTCGTCTCGATGCTGACGATGTTCGTCACTACGCCCACCATGTTCTATGTGATGCGTTTTCTGCTCGGTCTTGCCGAAGCGGGCTTTTTCCCCGGCATCATTCTCTACCTGACCTACTGGTATCCGGCGCAGCGGCGCGGCCGCATGACGACGTGGTTCATGACCGCTATCGCAATTTCGGGCGTGGTGGGCGGACCGATCTCGGGCTACATCCTGAAGGCGTTCGACGGCGCAAACGGCTGGCACGGCTGGCAGTGGCTGTTCCTGCTCGAAGGCGTGCCTTCCGTGATCGTCGGGATACTGGTGTTCATCGTGCTCGATGACCGCATCTCGAAGGCGAAGTGGCTCACGAAGGAAGAGCGCGAACTGCTCGAACGCAATATCGCCGCTGAAGATGCAACGAAGGAAGATCACGCGGTGGGCAAGGTGATGCTGAGCCCGCGCGTGCTGATGATGAGCCTGATTTACTTTTCGTTCGTGATGGGACTATATGGCGTGAGTTTCTGGCTGCCGACCATCATC from Paraburkholderia phymatum STM815 encodes the following:
- a CDS encoding aldehyde dehydrogenase family protein, coding for MEEAKHFIGGEWTASSGGETIPVIDPSDGQPFATLARGTAADIDYAVQCARRAYEGAWGVVNAAERGRLLYRLSMLVAACHEELAQLEARDTGKPLKQARGDAAALARYFEFYAGAADKLHGETLPYQNGYTVFTIREPHGVTGHIVPWNYPMQIAGRSIGAALAAGNACVVKPAEDACLSVLRVAELAAEAGLPAGALNVVTGYGHDAGAALARHAGIDHISFTGSPDTGKLVTQMAAENHVPVTLELGGKSPQIVFADADLDAALPTLVNAIVQNAGQTCSAGSRVLIERSIYEPLLDRLSTSFKALRVGPAHADLDCGPLISAKQQRRVWDFLSDAQHDNIAMAAHGEVIAEAPEAGFYQAPTLLRDVPPTHRLAREEVFGPVLAALPFADEDEALALANGTAYGLVAGVWTRDGSRQMRIARRVRSGQVFINNYGAGGGVELPFGGVKHSGHGREKGFEALYGFTVLKTVAIRHG
- a CDS encoding MFS transporter gives rise to the protein MSSPANPLHHPGAGAPPSTFEEATYRKVAWRLTPLLMLSYVVAYLDRVNVGFAKLGMSTDLGLSDAVYGFGAGVFFIGYFIFEVPSNIILHRVGARVWIARIMVTWGVVSMLTMFVTTPTMFYVMRFLLGLAEAGFFPGIILYLTYWYPAQRRGRMTTWFMTAIAISGVVGGPISGYILKAFDGANGWHGWQWLFLLEGVPSVIVGILVFIVLDDRISKAKWLTKEERELLERNIAAEDATKEDHAVGKVMLSPRVLMMSLIYFSFVMGLYGVSFWLPTIIKSTGVTDAFVIGLLSAIPFAAAVIAMVLVARSADRTRERRWHVAVPGFVGALGLVLSVIWAKDTTLAMAGLTLATMGILTTLPLFWSLPTSFLAGTGAAAGIALINSIGNLAGFLSPYAVGWLKQATSANAAGMYMLAGFMILGGLLAVCVPARLVNR
- a CDS encoding SDR family oxidoreductase yields the protein MRLTGKTAIVTGGGSGFGEGIAKTYAREGANVVVNDLNGAAAERVASEIALGGGKAIAVAGDVTRAEDWHALRLAAIEDFGNVQIVVNNAGTTHRNKPVLDVTEAEFDRVYAVNVKSIYWSVREFVPYFREQGGGVFVNIASTAGVRPRPGLVWYNGSKGAVIVASKALAVELGPDRIRVNCVNPVIGETGLLTEFMGVEDTPENRQKFLAGIPLGRFSTPQDIANAALYLASDEAEFITGVCLEVDGGRCV